Proteins from a genomic interval of Amycolatopsis sp. cg13:
- a CDS encoding arylamine N-acetyltransferase, with product MDVDAYLARLDLPVPPAADLAALRQLQERHLMHVPFENLSVHLGEPVELTEEALFDKLVRRRRGGFCYELNGLFVALLRELGFAATLHAARVFNDAGVPGPPLDHAAILVQLDDEQYLVDVGFGKFSRQPLALSAVEPQSDPEGDFLLLDAPYGDVDVLRDGKPEYRLERRPRQLSDFGPMAWWQSTSPQSHFTQTLTCSRPTAQGRVTLSGDRLIETVDGVRHEVLLPNDEAVRLAYHVYFGLRLRRLPVRPGEHPLGASGDALATS from the coding sequence ATGGACGTCGACGCCTATCTCGCTCGCCTGGACCTGCCGGTGCCTCCGGCGGCAGACCTGGCCGCGCTGCGCCAACTGCAGGAACGTCACCTGATGCACGTCCCGTTCGAGAACCTGAGCGTGCACCTCGGGGAACCCGTCGAACTCACTGAAGAAGCACTCTTCGACAAGCTCGTGCGCCGCCGGCGCGGCGGATTTTGCTACGAGCTGAACGGTCTTTTCGTCGCCCTGCTGCGAGAGCTGGGCTTCGCCGCGACGCTGCACGCGGCTCGCGTCTTCAACGACGCCGGCGTGCCCGGCCCGCCGCTGGACCACGCCGCCATCCTCGTCCAGCTCGACGACGAGCAGTACCTGGTCGACGTCGGCTTCGGCAAGTTCAGCCGGCAGCCGCTGGCGCTGTCCGCGGTCGAGCCGCAGAGCGACCCAGAGGGCGACTTCCTCCTCCTGGACGCCCCGTACGGCGACGTGGACGTCCTGCGCGACGGCAAGCCCGAGTACCGCCTTGAGCGCCGCCCGCGGCAGCTGTCGGACTTCGGACCGATGGCGTGGTGGCAGTCGACGTCGCCGCAGTCGCACTTCACGCAGACCCTGACCTGTTCCCGCCCGACCGCCCAAGGCCGGGTGACGCTGTCCGGCGACCGGCTGATCGAGACGGTGGACGGCGTGCGTCACGAGGTGCTGCTGCCGAACGACGAGGCCGTGCGATTGGCGTATCACGTGTACTTCGGCCTGCGGCTGCGCCGGTTGCCGGTGCGGCCGGGCGAGCATCCGCTCGGGGCCTCCGGCGACGCGCTGGCGACGTCGTGA
- a CDS encoding superoxide dismutase, with the protein MARYELPELDYDYGALAPYISGEINELHHSKHHATYVKGANDTLDKLAAAREAGDFGSIVGLETTLAFNLAGHANHVVWWKILSPEGGDKPTGELAAAIDEAFGSFDKFKAQFTAVSTTIQGNGWGALSWDPIGKTLITQQLRDHHNNLILPTTPILLVDVWEHAFYLDYKNVKPDYVNALWNIFNWAEISKRFDNAVAGGNGLLLG; encoded by the coding sequence ATGGCCCGGTACGAGCTGCCCGAACTCGATTACGACTACGGCGCTCTCGCGCCCTACATTTCGGGCGAGATCAACGAGCTGCACCACAGCAAGCACCACGCGACCTACGTCAAGGGCGCGAACGACACGCTGGACAAGCTCGCCGCCGCGCGCGAGGCGGGCGATTTCGGCTCGATCGTGGGCCTGGAGACGACGCTGGCGTTCAACCTGGCCGGGCACGCCAACCACGTGGTGTGGTGGAAGATCCTGTCGCCGGAGGGCGGGGACAAGCCGACCGGCGAGCTGGCGGCGGCGATCGACGAGGCGTTCGGGTCCTTCGACAAGTTCAAGGCCCAGTTCACCGCGGTGTCGACCACGATCCAGGGCAACGGCTGGGGCGCGCTGTCGTGGGACCCGATCGGCAAGACGCTGATCACCCAGCAGCTGCGCGACCACCACAACAACCTGATCCTGCCGACCACGCCGATCCTGCTGGTCGACGTGTGGGAGCACGCGTTCTACCTGGACTACAAGAACGTGAAGCCGGACTACGTCAACGCCCTGTGGAACATCTTCAACTGGGCCGAGATCAGCAAGCGCTTCGACAACGCCGTCGCCGGCGGCAACGGCCTCCTGCTCGGCTGA
- a CDS encoding heme oxygenase (biliverdin-producing), translating into MTVTADLEASPFSGQLRASTRTVHDKANHSTYMNALLGGELTLAGYAALATQYYFIYQAIERAGDAMAGDPVGGEFVFEELRRLPALERDLARLVGPGWRTEIAPLAATEAYTARIAEASRWSGGFVAHHYTRYLGDIAGGQIIRRLLEKKFDVAEAGTLFYRFDEIGSAPAFRDRYRAKLDEAPWSEHDRARVIDESVVAFEHNVAVFDELARDLERYRDPSA; encoded by the coding sequence ATGACGGTGACCGCGGACCTCGAAGCCAGCCCGTTCTCCGGACAGCTGCGCGCGTCCACGAGGACAGTGCACGACAAGGCCAACCACTCCACGTACATGAACGCGCTGCTCGGCGGCGAGCTGACGCTGGCGGGCTACGCGGCGCTCGCCACCCAGTACTACTTCATCTACCAGGCCATCGAGCGCGCCGGCGACGCGATGGCAGGCGACCCGGTCGGCGGCGAGTTCGTGTTCGAGGAGCTGCGCCGGTTGCCCGCGCTGGAACGCGACCTCGCCCGATTGGTCGGCCCCGGCTGGCGCACCGAGATCGCCCCGCTCGCCGCCACCGAGGCCTACACCGCGCGGATCGCCGAGGCGTCGCGCTGGTCCGGCGGCTTCGTGGCGCACCACTACACGCGTTACCTCGGCGACATCGCCGGTGGCCAGATCATCCGGCGGCTGCTGGAGAAGAAGTTCGACGTCGCCGAGGCGGGCACGCTCTTCTACCGCTTCGACGAGATCGGCAGCGCCCCCGCGTTCCGCGACCGCTACCGCGCGAAGCTCGACGAGGCGCCGTGGAGCGAGCACGACCGCGCCCGGGTGATCGACGAATCCGTGGTCGCGTTCGAGCACAACGTGGCGGTGTTCGACGAACTGGCCCGCGACCTCGAACGGTACCGCGATCCCTCCGCATGA
- a CDS encoding TetR/AcrR family transcriptional regulator, which translates to MPKVLGGSLEAHRREVRSRVFDVVRAQLYERGFDAITLAGVAAEAGLGRTAMYNHFPDKESLLVAFVEDEAARYVERLRAAVDAEGDPVAQLATFVRLQLRVLAEHHLPPGTALESALAPAAYQRISAHADPIIEQLRSVLLAGVDAGSWPAQDLDVVVPMITAALGSRQVIDVPADQLEDAIEAAVRFVRRAVGSSENG; encoded by the coding sequence GTGCCGAAGGTGCTGGGCGGTTCGCTCGAAGCGCACCGCCGCGAAGTGCGGTCACGAGTGTTCGACGTCGTCCGCGCGCAGCTGTACGAGCGCGGGTTCGACGCGATCACGCTCGCCGGCGTCGCCGCGGAGGCCGGGCTTGGCCGCACCGCGATGTACAACCACTTCCCGGACAAGGAAAGCCTGCTCGTCGCCTTCGTGGAGGACGAGGCCGCGCGGTACGTCGAGCGGTTGCGCGCGGCGGTGGACGCCGAAGGCGACCCGGTCGCCCAGCTGGCCACGTTCGTCCGGCTGCAGCTGCGCGTGCTCGCCGAACACCATCTCCCGCCGGGCACCGCGCTGGAGTCCGCGCTCGCGCCCGCGGCGTATCAGCGGATCAGCGCGCACGCCGACCCGATCATCGAACAACTGCGCTCGGTACTGCTCGCCGGAGTCGACGCGGGCAGCTGGCCCGCGCAGGACCTCGACGTGGTGGTCCCGATGATCACCGCCGCGCTCGGCAGCCGCCAGGTCATCGATGTGCCCGCTGACCAGCTGGAAGACGCCATTGAAGCCGCCGTGCGGTTCGTCCGCCGGGCGGTCGGTTCGAGTGAAAACGGCTGA
- a CDS encoding glutamate-cysteine ligase family protein, protein MGTDLSAHPGRLDRGRYRRKVQRCLDTLARMLTDGSFSFPRKNIGLEVELNLVDGQLRPSMTNSVVLEALDDDAFTTELGQHNLELNVPPRPLAGDSALQLEEDLHAYLAKAGESAAHTGSTVAMIGVLPTLRPEHFDQKWLSHKTRYSSLNDEIFAARGERIALAMDGPALPGTQPERLRHYAESILPEAACTSVQLHLQVAPEEFAAHWNAAQCLAGVQIAIAANSPFLLGKALWHETRIPLFQQATDTRPEELKNQGVRPRVWFGERWITSIFDLFEENVRYFPGLLPETDLEDPIEALESGQAPKLSELRLHNGTIWRWNRPVYDVVDGLPHLRIENRVLPAGPTVADMVANAAFFYGAQRALAEQERPVWSQMSFQAAEENLYEGARKGFDAQLYWPGIGWIPPDELALRVLLPLAHEGLRRSDVSDEARVRYLGIIERRCLARRSGATWQRDYVLRAHERGADRETALNWMLRRYLELSAEGEPVHTWTLDD, encoded by the coding sequence ATGGGTACGGATCTCTCGGCACACCCCGGCCGGCTTGACCGCGGACGGTACCGCCGGAAGGTCCAGCGATGCCTGGACACCCTGGCGCGGATGCTCACCGACGGCAGTTTTTCCTTTCCCCGCAAGAACATCGGCCTCGAAGTCGAGCTGAATCTGGTGGACGGGCAGCTGCGTCCGTCGATGACGAACTCGGTCGTGCTGGAGGCGCTCGACGACGACGCGTTCACCACCGAACTCGGCCAGCACAACCTGGAACTCAACGTTCCCCCGCGCCCGCTCGCCGGGGATTCCGCGCTGCAGCTGGAAGAAGACCTGCACGCCTACCTCGCGAAAGCCGGGGAAAGCGCGGCCCACACCGGCTCGACGGTGGCCATGATCGGCGTTCTTCCGACGCTGCGGCCGGAACACTTCGACCAAAAGTGGCTTTCCCACAAAACGCGCTATTCGTCGCTGAATGACGAGATTTTCGCCGCGCGCGGCGAGCGGATCGCGCTCGCGATGGACGGGCCCGCGCTGCCCGGGACCCAGCCGGAACGACTGCGGCACTACGCGGAGTCCATTCTCCCGGAGGCCGCCTGTACTTCGGTCCAATTACATCTGCAGGTGGCCCCCGAGGAATTCGCGGCGCACTGGAATGCCGCGCAATGCCTGGCCGGCGTGCAGATCGCGATCGCCGCGAACTCTCCTTTCCTGCTGGGCAAGGCGCTGTGGCACGAAACCCGGATCCCGTTGTTCCAGCAGGCCACCGACACCCGGCCGGAGGAGCTGAAAAACCAGGGCGTCCGGCCGCGCGTGTGGTTCGGCGAACGATGGATCACGTCGATCTTCGACCTGTTCGAGGAAAACGTCCGCTATTTCCCCGGACTGCTGCCGGAGACTGATCTCGAGGACCCGATCGAGGCGCTGGAATCCGGGCAGGCGCCGAAACTTTCCGAACTGCGGCTGCACAACGGAACGATTTGGCGATGGAACCGGCCGGTGTACGACGTCGTCGACGGCCTGCCCCACCTTCGCATCGAAAACCGCGTGCTGCCCGCCGGCCCGACGGTCGCCGACATGGTGGCCAACGCGGCGTTTTTCTACGGCGCACAACGCGCACTGGCCGAGCAGGAGCGGCCGGTCTGGTCGCAAATGTCGTTCCAGGCAGCGGAAGAAAACCTGTACGAAGGCGCGCGCAAGGGTTTCGACGCGCAGCTGTACTGGCCCGGCATCGGCTGGATTCCGCCGGACGAGCTGGCGTTGCGCGTGCTGCTGCCGCTGGCCCACGAGGGCCTGCGCCGGTCGGACGTCTCCGACGAGGCTCGGGTGCGCTACCTCGGCATCATCGAACGCCGATGCCTCGCCCGCCGCAGCGGCGCGACCTGGCAGCGGGACTACGTGCTGCGCGCGCACGAACGCGGAGCCGACCGCGAAACCGCGCTGAACTGGATGCTGCGGCGATACCTCGAACTCTCCGCGGAAGGCGAGCCGGTGCACACCTGGACGCTCGACGACTGA
- a CDS encoding TrmH family RNA methyltransferase, whose product MAQLIFTEDRAHPGLDDFRDLSTADRRPDRPGGRGLVIAEGTVVVGRLLASRYPVRALLGVERRLRELENELAAVDVPAYVTSAETMADVVGFHLNRGVLAVADRPEPPTVSQIVDSAQVLAVLEGVGDHENLGALFRNAAALGVGGILLGPGCSDPLYRRSVRVSMGHVLRVPFATFDSWPGGLDVLRARGFTVAALTPRADSVPLRGLREKVPGPVALLLGAEGPGLTDEAIEAADVAVRVEMVPGVDSLNVATAAAIAFHEVSAGAAPLE is encoded by the coding sequence GTGGCTCAACTGATCTTCACCGAGGACCGGGCGCATCCGGGGCTCGACGACTTCCGCGACCTGTCCACAGCGGACCGTCGCCCGGACCGCCCCGGCGGGCGCGGGCTGGTGATCGCCGAAGGAACCGTCGTGGTCGGACGGCTGCTTGCTTCGCGCTATCCGGTGCGAGCGCTGCTCGGCGTGGAGAGACGGCTGCGGGAACTGGAAAACGAACTCGCGGCCGTCGACGTGCCCGCGTACGTGACGTCGGCGGAGACGATGGCCGACGTGGTCGGGTTCCACCTCAATCGCGGCGTGCTCGCGGTCGCGGACCGCCCGGAACCGCCGACGGTCTCCCAAATCGTGGACAGCGCACAGGTTTTGGCGGTGCTCGAAGGCGTCGGCGACCACGAAAACCTCGGCGCGCTGTTCCGCAACGCGGCCGCGCTCGGCGTCGGCGGGATCTTGCTGGGTCCAGGGTGTTCGGATCCTCTTTACCGGCGCAGTGTGCGGGTTTCGATGGGACACGTGCTGCGCGTCCCGTTCGCGACTTTCGACAGCTGGCCCGGCGGGCTGGATGTGCTGCGGGCACGGGGTTTCACGGTGGCCGCGCTCACGCCGCGGGCGGATTCCGTGCCGCTGCGCGGATTGCGCGAGAAGGTGCCGGGCCCGGTCGCGCTGCTGCTCGGCGCGGAGGGACCGGGTCTGACCGACGAGGCGATCGAGGCCGCGGACGTCGCGGTCCGCGTGGAGATGGTGCCCGGCGTCGACTCGCTGAATGTCGCCACGGCCGCGGCGATCGCGTTCCACGAAGTCTCGGCGGGGGCCGCCCCACTAGAGTGA
- a CDS encoding DUF2537 domain-containing protein encodes MELRIRGEQAVLAGPGGEHAREVDPRRLAIGADLAQDLHEWARVASAVTRSEADADAAGSVVSQRGRQLAARLAAVMGTEVRFVDPVTGTETVVEPPPRPDQPARAATPEEPTPWSTGLTVSAFAAVVVIVAMLALAGTLARETSTWLALIASLVVTGGVAPSLWLGRKVPILRWAVYGAGGGLVLAWIGVLATVF; translated from the coding sequence ATGGAGCTGCGGATCCGCGGCGAGCAGGCGGTGCTGGCCGGGCCGGGCGGCGAACACGCGCGCGAGGTCGACCCGCGCCGGCTCGCGATCGGCGCCGACCTGGCGCAGGACCTGCACGAGTGGGCGCGCGTCGCGTCGGCGGTGACGCGTTCCGAGGCAGACGCCGACGCCGCCGGCTCGGTCGTGTCGCAGCGCGGCCGCCAGCTTGCTGCGCGCTTGGCCGCGGTGATGGGCACCGAGGTGCGCTTTGTCGACCCGGTGACCGGGACGGAGACGGTGGTCGAGCCGCCGCCGCGGCCGGATCAGCCCGCGCGGGCCGCGACTCCGGAGGAGCCGACGCCTTGGTCCACCGGGCTGACGGTCTCGGCTTTCGCGGCTGTTGTGGTGATCGTGGCGATGCTCGCCCTGGCCGGGACGCTCGCGCGGGAGACGAGTACGTGGCTCGCGTTGATCGCGTCCCTGGTGGTGACCGGCGGGGTTGCGCCGTCGTTGTGGCTGGGCCGGAAGGTGCCGATCCTGCGCTGGGCGGTGTACGGCGCGGGTGGCGGGTTGGTGCTCGCGTGGATTGGCGTGCTGGCCACGGTGTTCTGA
- a CDS encoding MmcQ/YjbR family DNA-binding protein — MAPLDKLRALCLALPETTERLSHGEPTWFIRGRKTFVMFADRHHDDKVAFWCPAPPGVQEELVRTEPERFFRPPYVGVHGWLGVRLDVDVDWAEIDQIVREAYRHVAPKKLAALLDA; from the coding sequence ATGGCTCCGCTCGACAAGCTGCGCGCCCTCTGCCTCGCCCTGCCCGAAACCACCGAACGGCTCAGCCACGGCGAACCGACGTGGTTCATTCGCGGGCGCAAGACGTTCGTGATGTTCGCCGACCGGCACCACGACGACAAGGTCGCGTTCTGGTGCCCCGCGCCGCCCGGGGTGCAGGAGGAATTGGTGCGTACCGAGCCGGAGCGGTTTTTCCGGCCGCCCTACGTCGGGGTGCACGGGTGGCTCGGGGTGCGGCTCGACGTGGATGTTGATTGGGCGGAGATCGACCAGATCGTGCGTGAGGCTTATCGGCACGTGGCCCCTAAGAAACTGGCCGCCCTGCTGGACGCGTGA
- the sepH gene encoding septation protein SepH gives MRALRVVGLHEDGKSLVLEDPASRTRFLLPADERLRAAARGDIARLGQIEIELESQMRPREIQARIRAGESVEQVASSAGVSTQRVERFAYPVLLERSRTAELAQSAHPVREDGPDVQTLGEVIAYAFGVRGHDYNQASWDAWRGDDGKWVVVLRWKAGRSDNRAHWSFSPGAHGGTVHALDENAEVLLNPNSYVAPRTVRALAPARDSVVQPTLDAVEEPRAIEGPDEGDDETREIPRVPGESDGDEAEQPRTKAKKNHPIVPSWEDVLLGVRTQRG, from the coding sequence ATGCGGGCGTTGCGGGTGGTCGGGCTGCACGAGGACGGGAAGTCCCTCGTGCTGGAGGACCCGGCGAGCCGTACCCGCTTCCTGCTCCCGGCCGACGAGCGACTGCGTGCGGCGGCAAGGGGGGACATAGCCCGGCTGGGCCAGATCGAGATCGAGTTGGAGAGCCAGATGCGGCCACGCGAGATCCAGGCGCGAATCCGCGCGGGCGAGTCCGTCGAGCAGGTCGCGAGCAGCGCGGGCGTCTCGACGCAGCGGGTGGAGCGATTCGCTTATCCGGTGCTGCTCGAACGGTCCCGCACGGCGGAGCTCGCGCAGTCGGCGCACCCGGTCCGCGAGGACGGGCCCGACGTCCAGACGCTCGGCGAGGTCATCGCCTACGCCTTCGGCGTCCGCGGGCACGACTACAACCAGGCAAGCTGGGACGCCTGGCGCGGCGACGACGGCAAGTGGGTCGTCGTGCTGCGCTGGAAAGCCGGCCGCTCCGACAACCGCGCGCACTGGTCGTTCTCGCCCGGCGCACACGGCGGAACGGTGCACGCGCTCGACGAGAACGCGGAAGTCCTGCTGAACCCGAACTCGTACGTGGCCCCGCGCACCGTGCGCGCGCTGGCTCCCGCTCGCGATTCGGTGGTGCAGCCGACCCTCGACGCCGTCGAGGAACCGCGCGCCATCGAGGGCCCGGACGAGGGCGACGACGAGACCCGCGAGATCCCGCGCGTCCCGGGCGAGTCCGACGGCGACGAAGCCGAGCAGCCGCGCACGAAGGCGAAGAAGAACCATCCGATCGTGCCGTCCTGGGAGGACGTGCTGCTCGGAGTCCGCACCCAGCGCGGCTGA
- the serC gene encoding phosphoserine transaminase, with amino-acid sequence MTDAELTIPADLKPADGRFGCGPSKVREEQLAALARSGSTYLGTSHRQKPVKSLVGRVRAGLSELFSLPDGYEVILGNGGTTAFWDAAAFGLVRERAQHFTYGEFSSKFATVTNKAPFLGESIVVKADPGSAPEIAYQQGADLVGWAHNETSTGVAVPVRRPEGSDGALVAIDATSGAGGLPVKAEDFDVYYFAPQKSFASDGGLWIALASPAAIERIGEIGGGDRWIPEFLSLTTALDNSRKDQTYNTPAVSTLFLLAEQIEWMNGQGGLDWTTSRTKESSTRLYEWAEKTSYTTPFVANPELRSQVVGTVDFADEVDAAAVAKALRANGIVDTEPYRKLGRNQLRVGLFPAIDPDDVTKLTQSIEYVVERLG; translated from the coding sequence ATGACCGACGCTGAGTTGACGATCCCAGCAGACCTCAAGCCGGCCGACGGCCGCTTCGGCTGCGGACCCTCGAAGGTCCGCGAAGAGCAGCTCGCCGCCCTCGCCCGGTCCGGTTCCACCTACCTCGGCACCTCGCACCGGCAGAAGCCGGTCAAGTCGCTCGTCGGCCGCGTGCGCGCCGGGCTGTCCGAGCTGTTCTCGCTCCCGGACGGCTACGAGGTCATCCTCGGCAACGGCGGGACGACCGCGTTCTGGGACGCCGCCGCGTTCGGCCTCGTGCGCGAGCGCGCCCAGCACTTCACCTACGGCGAGTTCTCTTCGAAGTTCGCGACCGTCACGAACAAGGCCCCGTTCCTCGGCGAGTCGATCGTGGTGAAGGCCGACCCGGGCAGCGCGCCGGAAATCGCCTATCAGCAGGGCGCGGACCTCGTCGGCTGGGCGCACAACGAAACCTCCACCGGTGTCGCGGTGCCGGTGCGGCGTCCCGAGGGCAGTGACGGCGCGCTGGTCGCGATCGACGCGACGTCCGGCGCCGGCGGCCTTCCGGTCAAGGCCGAGGACTTCGACGTCTACTACTTCGCGCCGCAGAAGTCGTTCGCGTCCGACGGCGGGCTGTGGATCGCGCTCGCCTCGCCCGCCGCGATCGAGCGGATCGGCGAGATCGGCGGCGGCGACCGCTGGATCCCCGAATTCCTGTCGCTCACCACGGCGCTCGACAACTCGCGCAAGGACCAGACCTACAACACCCCCGCCGTCTCCACGCTTTTCCTGCTCGCCGAGCAGATCGAGTGGATGAACGGCCAGGGCGGCCTCGACTGGACCACCTCGCGCACTAAGGAATCCTCGACCCGGCTGTACGAATGGGCCGAGAAGACCTCGTACACCACGCCGTTCGTGGCGAACCCGGAGCTGCGCTCGCAGGTGGTCGGCACGGTCGACTTCGCCGACGAGGTCGACGCGGCCGCTGTCGCGAAGGCGTTGCGCGCCAACGGGATCGTCGACACCGAGCCGTACCGGAAGCTGGGCCGCAACCAGCTGCGCGTCGGCCTGTTCCCGGCGATCGACCCGGACGATGTCACGAAGCTCACCCAGAGCATCGAATACGTCGTGGAACGCCTGGGCTGA
- a CDS encoding serine hydrolase domain-containing protein, giving the protein MLDSTELALYRRLAQEQSVSRAPSLLAAVVRGGEVVWSGARGRVGDQRPDDDTQYRLGSITKTMIATAVMRLRDEGKLDLTDPLERHLPGTAFGSVTIAQLLSHTSGLTSESPGQWWERAPGADWAALVASLEKGATKLRPGSKFHYSNVGYGVLGELVARHRERPWYDVVRDEILTPLGMNRTTPHPEGAHAEGFAVHPFADVLMPEKWPDAGAMAPAGQLWSTITDLGRWTSFLGGHTGGVLSEATVDEMRTMNTVDDTEVWSTGFGLGLMVVRYQGRHLAGHTGSMPGFLAATLVDPRSGTGALCLANSTGGVGITQLCLDLLTTADDLEPALPDEWLPSTVDPELLALTGLWHWGPSPYFLRVQGDGLISLNPAVGAGRASRFRPEGPDTWIGLDGYYAGETLTVGRAADGTANHLNLATFIFSRTPYDPAAPIPGGLDEDGWR; this is encoded by the coding sequence ATGCTCGACTCCACCGAACTCGCCCTGTACCGACGGCTCGCGCAGGAGCAGTCCGTCAGCCGCGCCCCGTCCCTGCTCGCCGCTGTCGTGCGGGGCGGCGAGGTCGTCTGGTCCGGAGCCCGCGGCCGCGTCGGCGACCAGCGCCCGGACGACGACACGCAGTACCGGCTGGGGTCGATCACGAAAACGATGATCGCGACCGCGGTCATGCGGCTGCGCGACGAGGGCAAACTCGACCTCACCGACCCGCTGGAACGGCACCTGCCGGGCACCGCGTTCGGCTCGGTCACCATCGCGCAACTGCTGTCGCACACCTCCGGCCTCACGTCGGAATCGCCTGGCCAGTGGTGGGAACGCGCGCCCGGCGCGGACTGGGCGGCGCTCGTCGCGAGCCTGGAAAAGGGCGCGACGAAGCTGCGTCCCGGCTCCAAGTTCCACTACTCGAACGTCGGCTACGGCGTCCTCGGCGAACTGGTCGCCCGGCACCGCGAGCGGCCCTGGTACGACGTCGTGCGCGACGAAATCCTTACCCCGCTGGGCATGAACCGCACGACCCCGCACCCCGAAGGCGCGCACGCCGAGGGATTCGCCGTGCACCCGTTCGCCGACGTGCTGATGCCCGAGAAGTGGCCGGACGCCGGCGCGATGGCCCCGGCGGGCCAGCTCTGGTCCACGATCACCGACCTCGGCCGCTGGACGTCGTTCCTCGGCGGCCACACCGGCGGCGTGCTGTCGGAGGCCACGGTCGACGAAATGCGGACGATGAACACCGTCGACGACACCGAGGTGTGGTCGACCGGGTTCGGCCTCGGCCTGATGGTCGTGCGCTACCAGGGCAGGCACCTGGCCGGGCACACCGGCTCGATGCCCGGCTTCCTGGCCGCGACCCTGGTCGACCCGCGCAGCGGCACCGGCGCGCTGTGCCTCGCGAACTCCACCGGCGGCGTCGGCATCACGCAGCTGTGCCTTGACCTGCTCACCACCGCCGACGACCTCGAACCCGCGCTCCCCGACGAGTGGCTTCCGTCCACTGTGGACCCGGAACTGCTCGCGCTGACCGGCCTGTGGCACTGGGGCCCGTCGCCGTACTTCCTGCGCGTGCAGGGCGACGGCCTGATCTCGCTGAACCCGGCCGTCGGAGCCGGACGGGCGTCGCGCTTCCGCCCCGAAGGTCCGGACACCTGGATCGGCCTGGACGGCTACTACGCGGGCGAAACCCTCACCGTCGGCCGCGCCGCGGACGGGACCGCGAACCACCTGAACCTCGCGACGTTCATCTTCAGCCGCACCCCGTACGACCCGGCCGCGCCCATTCCCGGCGGGCTGGACGAGGACGGGTGGCGCTGA
- a CDS encoding response regulator, whose translation MITIMLVDDHPVVREGLRGMLEAEEDLTVVGEAGSGDEAVALDRVKQPDVILMDLRMPGLDGVGAIHAILKETSTRRIVVLTTYETDADILRAVEAGASGYLLKDASRTELAGAIRAAHRGETVLAPSVAGKLVHRMRNPEPASPLSAREVEVLRLVAKGHTNAEIGRELHIGEATVKTHLLRVFSKLGVSDRTAAVTTALDRQLLG comes from the coding sequence GTGATCACGATCATGCTCGTCGACGACCATCCCGTGGTGCGCGAAGGGCTGCGCGGCATGCTCGAAGCCGAGGAAGACCTCACGGTGGTCGGCGAAGCCGGTTCCGGCGACGAAGCGGTGGCGCTCGACCGCGTGAAACAGCCCGACGTCATCCTGATGGACCTGCGCATGCCGGGCCTCGACGGCGTCGGCGCGATCCACGCGATCCTCAAGGAAACGTCCACGCGCCGGATCGTCGTTCTCACCACCTACGAGACCGACGCGGACATTCTGCGCGCAGTCGAGGCGGGCGCGTCGGGATACCTGCTGAAGGACGCGTCGCGCACCGAATTGGCCGGTGCGATCCGGGCCGCGCATCGCGGCGAGACCGTGCTGGCGCCGTCGGTCGCGGGCAAGCTCGTGCACCGGATGCGGAACCCGGAGCCGGCGTCGCCGCTGTCCGCGCGCGAGGTGGAGGTGCTGCGACTGGTCGCGAAGGGCCACACCAACGCCGAAATCGGCCGCGAGCTGCACATCGGCGAGGCGACGGTGAAAACGCACCTGCTGCGGGTGTTCTCGAAGCTCGGCGTTTCCGACCGCACCGCGGCGGTGACGACGGCCCTGGACCGGCAACTCCTCGGCTGA